A window from Agrobacterium tumefaciens encodes these proteins:
- a CDS encoding aspartate kinase → MARIVMKFGGTSVANLERIHNVARHVKREVDAGHEVAVVVSAMSGKTNELVDWVQNAAKVAGTNAASFYDAREYDAVVASGEQVTSGLLAITLQSMGINARSWQGWQIPIRTDNAHGAARILEIDGSDIVKRMGEGQVAVVAGFQGIGPDNRIATLGRGGSDTSAVAIAAAVKADRCDIYTDVDGVYTTDPRIEPKARRMKKIAFEEMLEMASLGAKVLQVRSVELAMVHKVRTFVRSSFEDPDAPGMGDLINPPGTLICDEDEIVEQEVVTGIAYAKDEAQISLRRVADRPGVSAAIFGPLAEAHINVDMIVQNISEDGSRTDMTFTVPSGDVAKALKVLDDNKAQIGFDVAQNETGLAKVSVIGIGMRSHAGVAASAFKALAEKNINIKAITTSEIKISILIDGAYAELAVRTLHSAYGLDKA, encoded by the coding sequence ACAATGTCGCACGGCATGTGAAACGCGAAGTGGATGCCGGCCATGAAGTGGCCGTAGTCGTTTCCGCCATGTCCGGCAAAACCAACGAATTGGTGGACTGGGTGCAGAATGCTGCGAAGGTGGCCGGCACCAACGCCGCCTCCTTTTATGATGCGCGCGAATATGACGCGGTTGTCGCATCCGGCGAGCAGGTGACATCAGGCCTGCTGGCAATCACCCTGCAGTCCATGGGCATCAATGCGCGCTCCTGGCAGGGCTGGCAGATCCCGATCCGCACCGATAACGCCCATGGCGCCGCCCGTATTCTCGAGATCGACGGGTCCGATATCGTCAAGCGCATGGGTGAGGGACAGGTTGCCGTTGTCGCTGGTTTCCAGGGCATCGGTCCGGATAACCGCATCGCGACGCTCGGCCGCGGCGGCTCGGACACGTCGGCTGTGGCCATTGCCGCCGCCGTCAAGGCGGATCGCTGCGACATCTATACCGATGTCGACGGCGTCTACACCACCGATCCGCGCATCGAGCCCAAGGCTCGCCGCATGAAGAAGATCGCCTTCGAGGAAATGCTCGAAATGGCGTCTCTCGGCGCGAAGGTTCTGCAGGTTCGCTCAGTTGAGCTTGCCATGGTACACAAGGTGCGCACCTTCGTTCGCTCCAGTTTCGAGGATCCCGATGCGCCGGGCATGGGCGACCTCATCAACCCGCCCGGTACTTTGATTTGTGACGAGGATGAAATCGTGGAACAGGAAGTCGTAACCGGCATCGCCTATGCCAAGGATGAAGCACAGATTTCGCTGCGCCGTGTGGCCGACCGTCCGGGCGTCTCCGCCGCGATCTTCGGACCGCTGGCGGAAGCGCATATCAACGTTGACATGATCGTGCAGAACATCTCCGAAGACGGTTCGCGCACCGACATGACCTTCACCGTCCCCTCGGGCGACGTTGCCAAGGCGCTCAAGGTTCTCGATGACAACAAGGCGCAGATCGGCTTTGACGTCGCGCAGAACGAAACGGGCCTTGCCAAGGTTTCGGTCATCGGTATCGGCATGCGCAGCCACGCCGGCGTTGCCGCCAGCGCGTTCAAGGCGCTTGCCGAGAAGAACATCAACATCAAGGCGATCACCACGTCAGAGATCAAGATTTCGATCCTGATCGACGGCGCCTACGCCGAACTTGCGGTTCGCACTTTGCATTCCGCCTACGGTCTCGATAAAGCTTAA